From the Selenomonas timonae genome, one window contains:
- a CDS encoding YkvI family membrane protein, whose protein sequence is MASWKRVCILAGSYLGFMIGTGVATGQEILQYYTANGWMIFGTAVVIAIIFIVANYGFALAGRDHNATSGQQAFIFYNGTFLGKAFDWFTVFFCYLSYCVMVAGGAATLQQQYGLPVYVGAAIVAVLAGGSVALGLGKLVDIIGRITPALLFAIVGMVFVHLVQHIDTLAANADLISSGQLEMTRVGSNWFMSGMSNGGYSILMLANFSAVLGAREDFKTLFRANVLSTVLLVVLNTIIGLSIMSRITDLYQVQIPNLVIVASLSPGLTTIFGVLIFVAVYTTACPLLWTAVARTGEEGSAKYKMWALGLAAIGFFFGMFVPYHMMLNYVYGLNGYIGFIVMALMSIKLIRMKFFSKGSES, encoded by the coding sequence TTGGCTTCATGGAAACGCGTATGCATTCTTGCAGGCTCCTATCTGGGCTTCATGATTGGAACCGGCGTTGCAACGGGACAGGAAATTCTCCAGTACTATACGGCAAACGGCTGGATGATCTTCGGCACGGCTGTCGTCATTGCGATCATCTTCATTGTTGCTAACTACGGTTTTGCTCTTGCAGGACGCGATCACAACGCGACTTCCGGACAGCAGGCGTTCATCTTCTACAATGGCACGTTCCTTGGCAAGGCTTTTGACTGGTTTACGGTCTTTTTCTGTTATCTGTCATACTGCGTCATGGTCGCCGGTGGTGCCGCTACACTGCAGCAGCAATATGGACTTCCCGTCTACGTCGGCGCTGCAATTGTTGCCGTTCTCGCAGGCGGGTCGGTGGCGCTTGGCCTCGGCAAGCTCGTTGACATCATCGGGCGCATCACGCCGGCGCTTCTCTTTGCAATCGTCGGTATGGTCTTTGTCCATCTCGTTCAGCACATTGACACGCTTGCAGCAAATGCAGACCTCATCTCCTCCGGTCAACTCGAGATGACGCGTGTCGGCAGCAACTGGTTCATGTCCGGCATGTCGAACGGCGGCTACAGCATCCTGATGCTTGCAAACTTCAGCGCCGTCCTTGGTGCGCGTGAAGATTTCAAGACGCTGTTCCGCGCCAACGTCCTCTCCACCGTTCTGCTCGTTGTGCTCAACACGATCATCGGTCTCTCGATCATGAGCCGCATCACGGATCTCTATCAGGTTCAGATCCCGAACCTCGTCATTGTGGCAAGCCTCTCACCGGGTCTCACGACCATCTTCGGCGTTCTGATCTTCGTCGCGGTCTATACGACGGCGTGCCCGCTGCTCTGGACGGCAGTCGCACGCACTGGGGAAGAGGGCTCGGCCAAGTATAAGATGTGGGCGCTCGGTCTTGCGGCCATTGGCTTCTTCTTCGGCATGTTCGTGCCCTATCACATGATGCTCAACTATGTGTATGGTCTGAACGGCTACATCGGCTTTATCGTCATGGCTCTCATGTCGATCAAACTCATCCGCATGAAGTTCTTCTCGAAGGGGAGTGAGTCCTGA